The DNA region TCGCCAAACTGCGTCAGGCCGAAGCGGACCTGGCATTGTCTGAGGCTGCGGTGGAAAAAAGCAGGGCTTCCCTGTTGGAACAGGAAGCTAACTACACTTTCCGCATTCAGGAAGCCCGTCGTCTGAAAGAGTTGACCGACAAAGGCCATACGACAGATAGCGAATACGAAAGAGCCTTGTCGGAACAGTCCATGGCCCAGGCCCGGATCGCTCTGGCGAACGCTGAAATCAGCCGTTCCGAAGCGGAGTTGCAGAAACGTCAGGCGGCACTGGAAGAAGCGCAGCTGGATCATGAGCGTACCCGAATTTATTCGCCGGTCGACGGGGTGATTCTTGAGCGAATTGTTGAGGAAGGGCAGACGGTAAACGCTAACCAGAGTACACCAGAGCTGTTTATCATTGCCGAAGATATGCGACGGATGCAGATCGAAGCGGATGTCGACGAAGCGGATATCGGACAGGTACAGGAAGGGCAGTCAGTACGCTTTACCGTGGACGCCTATCCGTCCCGGACGTATCAGGGCGAGGTGGAACAGGTGCGGCTTGCCGCGACCGTGGCATCCTCTGTCGTGACGTACACCACGATTATCTCGGTAGATAATCAGGATCTGAGCCTGTATCCGGGCATGACCAGTAATGTTGATATTATTATCGGACAGCAGCCCAGCGCATTGAGGGTTCCCAACAGCGCCCTGCGTTTTTCTGCCCCCAGGGAACTGCAAAGCCAACAGCAGCGCCAGAGCATTAATCTGCCAGATGAACTGTTTGATTCTCAGGAGCAGAAGCAGAAAGTACAGACCCTGCTGGCCTCAGCCCGGAAAGAAGCCATGGCTCAACGCCGCGAACAGCCTGTAATGGCTGGTGGAAGCCAAAGACAGCGGAGTCCACGGCTGGATCGTTCAGAGCTGGAGGCAA from Endozoicomonas sp. NE40 includes:
- a CDS encoding efflux RND transporter periplasmic adaptor subunit, which gives rise to MLKKRILVVGMAAAIGGGYAWFGSNNQVAEWSFQTAQVDTGRIESVVATAGTLEAVSTVTVGAEISGRIDHIFADYNSVVARGDLLAQIDDRSIVAKLRQAEADLALSEAAVEKSRASLLEQEANYTFRIQEARRLKELTDKGHTTDSEYERALSEQSMAQARIALANAEISRSEAELQKRQAALEEAQLDHERTRIYSPVDGVILERIVEEGQTVNANQSTPELFIIAEDMRRMQIEADVDEADIGQVQEGQSVRFTVDAYPSRTYQGEVEQVRLAATVASSVVTYTTIISVDNQDLSLYPGMTSNVDIIIGQQPSALRVPNSALRFSAPRELQSQQQRQSINLPDELFDSQEQKQKVQTLLASARKEAMAQRREQPVMAGGSQRQRSPRLDRSELEAILGEEKTVEVMRVLRSQHSGRGHSGRGRNGTDIWVLREGEPQRLRIQTGLSDERFTEVLTDSLENGEEIIISARQEQG